Proteins found in one Planctomycetes bacterium MalM25 genomic segment:
- a CDS encoding hypothetical protein (SLA1 homology domain 1, SHD1) translates to MPSIHLSLFRCCLLAQLLLALTEAPAQQVKVSISNADQIAALFPDTSLPTDAFKELDRELFTTNFHNQGRRTPGAVDYVRALITYSAPDDIRNVQSKGTTFTLSPVADYQAFVDAIDYGKVLESNEARRALKIEIDPQEIDLDKLRDRASTKGALTQFDMRFPTAGEGQATISLRNRDRDEDDLEGRLGADFEAGDHIEIVLNKKPLYGVAQRIKKGSFSSVLVEVKLSDLESFAKKVRKRSLRTRLERAGELVFWAPAERLRKLDGPPRAAHAERTWSDTTGKYQVVATYGGVEGDRVVLKKPNGKQTKVPLAKLSEADRRYVQEAQGDSNPFVASRGAGGSMRADWSGVQTIRPRISRKWKWAPPALPKPESPQVRVDSLDLSPTPGESGHSESLERLFVARDGRSAVALLEQKAYQGRNYLQRLDFAAGDSERIVECPPDSVVLDVLPEERLVLLRSEDRNATRLYLKRMESDELKPVSDFNADPPGSFHKGIDGARLLSGGRLLTYGTLGDSVIWDGARAKALHRLKFETRGGSGLELGPQGRFLFANAEGGIAIIDTETGEHVASIPHSLSSIKRISVDRRLQRLAIASGDMIITIDLRTGEMIDGFSGGLVEKGEVDFIEDLLLVDDRYLVAPKYPLLLWQYVMATSGSYDNLLTVHGGRMWYVARTGGSIDGAWSVASAETPHTAIRDKLAELGDLDELVILSPGDRVVVSADTDLPADQETRVYDAVVSAFKQSGYLVVDESAADASAKQAVVTCKRAAKPIEVLIANPKAKPPADNPQAFKPPRGFAVPSHRPAWFGAPGGSTNWMYEKHTVTPYNSSVTIRQGDSILWSDRAEIQPGQSFSPTAKGSVQDVLNMLSKPDLKRLEEIVLPGRICRSGPVGGGYGATLLDADGVLEDYLGEEE, encoded by the coding sequence ACTTCCACAATCAAGGCCGCCGCACCCCGGGCGCGGTGGACTATGTGCGTGCCCTGATCACCTACTCCGCTCCCGACGACATCCGGAACGTCCAAAGCAAAGGAACAACTTTTACCCTCTCTCCTGTCGCGGACTACCAGGCGTTTGTTGACGCGATCGACTACGGCAAAGTCCTGGAGTCGAACGAGGCCCGCCGCGCGCTAAAGATCGAGATCGACCCGCAAGAGATCGATCTCGATAAGCTCCGAGATCGGGCTTCGACGAAGGGCGCGCTCACTCAGTTCGACATGCGTTTCCCGACGGCTGGTGAGGGCCAGGCCACGATCTCACTCAGGAACCGTGACCGCGACGAAGACGACCTCGAGGGGCGCCTGGGGGCCGACTTCGAGGCCGGCGATCACATCGAAATCGTCCTGAACAAGAAGCCGCTCTACGGGGTTGCCCAACGGATCAAGAAGGGGTCCTTCAGTTCGGTTCTCGTCGAGGTGAAGTTGAGCGACCTCGAATCGTTCGCCAAGAAGGTCCGCAAACGCTCACTCCGGACACGCCTTGAGCGGGCCGGAGAGCTCGTCTTCTGGGCGCCCGCCGAACGACTCCGCAAGCTCGATGGCCCCCCCCGCGCGGCGCACGCGGAGCGAACCTGGAGCGACACCACCGGTAAGTACCAGGTCGTCGCCACGTACGGCGGCGTCGAGGGCGACCGGGTGGTGCTGAAGAAGCCCAACGGCAAACAAACCAAGGTTCCCCTCGCCAAACTCAGCGAGGCGGATCGTCGCTACGTGCAAGAGGCCCAAGGGGATTCCAACCCGTTCGTCGCGAGCCGCGGCGCCGGGGGCTCGATGCGGGCCGACTGGAGTGGCGTGCAAACCATCCGCCCACGGATCTCCCGCAAGTGGAAGTGGGCCCCGCCGGCGCTGCCCAAACCCGAATCCCCCCAGGTGCGTGTCGACTCGCTCGACCTCTCTCCGACGCCCGGTGAGAGCGGGCACTCCGAAAGCCTCGAACGGCTGTTCGTCGCGCGCGACGGCCGCTCGGCGGTAGCGCTGCTGGAACAGAAGGCGTACCAGGGGCGAAACTACTTACAGCGGCTCGACTTCGCGGCGGGGGATTCGGAGCGGATCGTGGAGTGCCCGCCCGACAGTGTGGTCCTGGACGTGCTGCCAGAGGAGCGGCTCGTGCTGCTGCGAAGCGAAGACCGGAATGCGACCAGGCTGTACCTAAAGAGGATGGAATCGGATGAGCTAAAACCGGTCAGCGACTTCAATGCCGACCCGCCCGGCTCATTCCACAAGGGGATCGACGGGGCACGCCTCCTCTCGGGCGGGCGCCTGCTGACGTACGGGACTCTTGGTGATTCGGTGATCTGGGACGGCGCGCGGGCCAAGGCCTTGCACCGCCTCAAATTCGAAACGAGAGGGGGATCGGGCCTCGAGCTCGGTCCGCAGGGCAGGTTCCTGTTCGCCAACGCCGAAGGGGGTATCGCGATCATCGACACCGAAACCGGGGAGCACGTCGCCTCGATCCCTCACTCGCTGAGTTCGATCAAACGGATCTCGGTCGATCGCCGGCTCCAGCGTCTCGCCATCGCGAGCGGCGACATGATCATCACGATCGACTTGCGAACCGGTGAGATGATCGATGGGTTCAGCGGCGGGCTTGTCGAGAAAGGCGAAGTCGATTTCATCGAGGACTTGCTGCTCGTCGACGACCGCTACCTAGTGGCACCCAAGTACCCGCTCCTCCTGTGGCAGTACGTCATGGCGACCAGCGGCAGCTACGACAACCTCCTCACGGTCCACGGCGGTCGCATGTGGTACGTCGCCCGCACGGGAGGCAGCATCGACGGGGCTTGGTCGGTCGCCTCGGCCGAGACACCTCACACCGCGATCCGCGACAAGCTGGCCGAACTGGGCGACCTCGACGAACTGGTGATCCTCTCGCCGGGCGACCGGGTGGTCGTCTCGGCCGACACCGACCTGCCGGCCGACCAGGAGACCCGCGTGTACGACGCCGTGGTCAGCGCTTTCAAGCAGTCGGGGTATCTCGTCGTGGATGAGTCCGCAGCCGACGCGAGCGCCAAACAGGCGGTCGTCACCTGCAAGCGCGCCGCCAAACCGATCGAGGTGCTCATCGCGAACCCCAAGGCGAAGCCCCCCGCGGACAACCCACAAGCCTTCAAACCGCCCCGTGGCTTCGCCGTACCGAGCCACCGGCCCGCCTGGTTCGGAGCTCCCGGAGGCTCGACCAACTGGATGTACGAGAAGCACACCGTCACCCCCTACAACTCCTCGGTGACCATCCGACAAGGAGACAGCATCCTGTGGAGCGACCGTGCCGAGATCCAACCGGGGCAGAGCTTCTCACCCACGGCGAAGGGGAGCGTCCAAGATGTCCTCAACATGCTCTCAAAGCCGGATTTGAAGCGACTCGAGGAGATCGTACTCCCGGGTCGGATCTGCCGCAGCGGCCCGGTCGGCGGCGGTTACGGCGCTACGTTGCTCGACGCCGACGGGGTCTTGGAGGACTACCTCGGCGAGGAGGAGTGA